One Tachypleus tridentatus isolate NWPU-2018 chromosome 3, ASM421037v1, whole genome shotgun sequence DNA window includes the following coding sequences:
- the LOC143246050 gene encoding uncharacterized protein LOC143246050 isoform X3: MDTSSVEFIDYYGYDMDHVEMFLDPKDSDFAPEFQSDSFEHKIRNSQSSTHLYRFLSTRPKMSANL; this comes from the exons ATGGACACCTCATCAGTGGAATTCATCGATTACTATGGTTACGATATGGATCACGTAGAGATGTTCTTGGATCCAAAGGACTCAGATTTTGCTCCAGAATTTCAGTCCGACAGCTTCG AGCACAAGATTAGGAACTCCCAAAGTAGCACACACCTTTACAGATTCCTGTCTACGCGTCCGAAAATGTCAGCAAATTTATAG